The Balaenoptera acutorostrata chromosome 15, mBalAcu1.1, whole genome shotgun sequence genome contains a region encoding:
- the RBAK gene encoding RB-associated KRAB zinc finger protein isoform X1, which produces MSTVYSLRFFQEQQKMNESQGPVSFKDVAVDFTQEEWQQLDPDEKTTYRDVMLENYSHLVSVGYDSTKPNVILKLEQGEEPWVADGEFPRQFHSEEVWKVDDLMERAQENKDECSRQAVSINSRTLTEEREVAFDKTYNMEISLVPSNLISHNCVSCGKTLGSTSELIISDGSYARKKPDECSQCGKTYHGEKLYEFHQNGEAFSQNEESIQKISILEKPFEYDECTGALDNEAVFITHKRAYMGEKPYDWNGSGSDFIQMSSFNVYQRSQMELKPFECSECGKSFCKKSKFIIHQRAHTGEKPYECNVCGKSFSQKGTLTVHRRSHLEEKPYKCNECGKTFCQKLHLTQHLRTHSGEKPYECNECGKTFCQKTHLTLHQRNHSGERPYPCNECGKSFSRKSALSDHQRTHTGEKLYKCNECGKSYYRKSTLITHQRTHTGEKPYQCSECGKFFSRVSYLTIHYRSHLEEKPYECNECGKTFNLNSAFIRHRKVHTDEKPHECGECGKFSYLTDHHTTHLGEKPYECSECGKTFLENSAFDGHQSLPKGEKSYECNICGKLFSELSYYTIHYRSHSEEKPYGCNECGKTFSHNSSLFRHQRVHTGEKPYECYECGKFFSQKSYLTIHHRIHSGEKPYECSKCGKVFSRMSNLTVHYRSHSGEKPYECNECGKVFSQKSYLTVHYRTHSGEKPYECNECGKKFHHRSAFNSHQRIHRRGNMNVLDMGMLL; this is translated from the exons GGGCCAGTGTCATTCAAGGACGTGGCCGTGGACTTCACTCAGGAGGAATGGCAGCAGCTGGACCCTGATGAGAAGACAACCTACAGGGACGTGATGCTGGAGAACTACAGCCATCTGGTCTCCGTGG GGTACGACAGCACCAAACCGAACGTGATCCTCAAGTTGGAGCAGGGAGAGGAGCCTTGGGTAGCAGATGGCGAGTTCCCACGGCAATTTCACTCAG aaGAAGTCTGGAAAGTTGATGACCTGATGGAGAGAGCCCAAGAAAATAAAGACGAATGTTCAAGGCAAGCTGTTTCTATCAACAGCAGAACCCTGACTGAGGAGAGAGAGGTTGCATTTGATAAAACTTATAACATGGAAATAAGCCTTGTTCCTTCAAACCTAATATCTCATAATTGTGTCTCATGTGGAAAGACTTTGGGATCTACTTCAGAATTAATTATTAGTGATGGAAGCTATGCAAGAAAGAAACCTGATGAGTGTAGTCAATGTGGGAAAACATATCATGGAGAGAAACTCTATGAATTTCATCAAAATGGGGAAGCCTTTTCTCAAAATGAAGAAAGTATTCAGAAAATTAGTATTTTGGAGAAACCCTTTGAATATGATGAATGCACAGGAGCCTTAGACAATGAAGCTGTTTTCATTACTCATAAGAGAGCTTATATGGGGGAGAAGCCCTATGATTGGAATGGTTCTGGATCAGACTTCATCCAGATGTCAAGTTTTAATGTATACCAGAGATCACAAATGGAATTGAAGCCCTTTGAATGCAGTGAGTGTGGAAAATCCTTCTGTAAAAAGTCAAAATTCATTATACACCAGAGggctcacactggagagaaaccttatgaatgtaacGTATGTGGGAAATCCTTCAGCCAAAAAGGAACCCTCACTGTACATCGGAGATCACACTTAGAGGAGAAGCCCTATAAATGCAATGAGTGTGGGAAAACCTTCTGTCAGAAGTTACACCTCACTCAACACCTGAGGACTCActcaggagagaaaccctatgaatgtaatgaatgtgggaaaaccttctGCCAAAAGACACATCTCACCTTACACCAGAGAAACCATTCAGGAGAGAGACCGTATCCATGTAACGAATGTGGTAAATCCTTCTCCCGCAAGTCAGCCCTCAGCGACCATCAGAGAACACACACGGGAGAGAAACTttataaatgtaatgaatgtgggaaatcctACTACCGAAAATCCACCCTTATTACACATCAGAGaacacacacaggagagaaaccctatcagtgtagtgaatgtgggaaattctTTTCTCGGGTGTCATACCTCACTATCCATTACAGAAGTCATTTAGAAGAGAAGCCCTATGAATGCAATGAATGTGGCAAAACCTTCAATCTAAACTCAGCCTTCATTAGACATCGGAAAGTACACACAGATGAGAAACCCCACGAATGTGGTGAGTGTGGAAAGTTCTCATATCTCACCGACCATCACACAACTCACttaggagagaaaccctatgaatgtagtgaatgtgggaaaaccttcCTTGAAAATTCAGCCTTCGATGGGCACCAGTCActtcccaaaggggaaaagtcCTATGAATGTAACATATGCGGGAAATTGTTCTCTGAGCTGTCATACTATACTATACATTATAGAAGTCATTCAGAAGAGAAGCCCTACggatgtaatgaatgtgggaaaaccttctCCCATAACTCATCCCTCTTTAGACATCAAAGAgtccacacaggagagaaaccctatgagtgTTATGAATGTGGGAAGTTCTTTTCTCAGAAGTCTTACCTCACTATACATCATAGAATTCATTCAGGAGAGAAGCCCTATGAATGTAGCAAGTGTGGGAAAGTTTTCTCTCGGATGTCAAATCTCACCGTACACTATAGAAGCCATTCAGGAGAGAAGCCCTATGAATGTAACGAATGTGGGAAAGTCTTTTCTCAGAAGTCATACCTCACTGTGCATTATAGAACTCATTCAGGAGAGAAGCCCTATGAATGTAACGAATGTGGGAAGAAGTTCCATCACAGGTCAGCCTTCAATAGCCATCAGAGAATTCACAGGAGAGGCAATATGAACGTACTTGACATGGGAATGCTCCTCTGA
- the RBAK gene encoding RB-associated KRAB zinc finger protein isoform X2, translated as MHLNIVRGLFSIFGNGPVSFKDVAVDFTQEEWQQLDPDEKTTYRDVMLENYSHLVSVGYDSTKPNVILKLEQGEEPWVADGEFPRQFHSEEVWKVDDLMERAQENKDECSRQAVSINSRTLTEEREVAFDKTYNMEISLVPSNLISHNCVSCGKTLGSTSELIISDGSYARKKPDECSQCGKTYHGEKLYEFHQNGEAFSQNEESIQKISILEKPFEYDECTGALDNEAVFITHKRAYMGEKPYDWNGSGSDFIQMSSFNVYQRSQMELKPFECSECGKSFCKKSKFIIHQRAHTGEKPYECNVCGKSFSQKGTLTVHRRSHLEEKPYKCNECGKTFCQKLHLTQHLRTHSGEKPYECNECGKTFCQKTHLTLHQRNHSGERPYPCNECGKSFSRKSALSDHQRTHTGEKLYKCNECGKSYYRKSTLITHQRTHTGEKPYQCSECGKFFSRVSYLTIHYRSHLEEKPYECNECGKTFNLNSAFIRHRKVHTDEKPHECGECGKFSYLTDHHTTHLGEKPYECSECGKTFLENSAFDGHQSLPKGEKSYECNICGKLFSELSYYTIHYRSHSEEKPYGCNECGKTFSHNSSLFRHQRVHTGEKPYECYECGKFFSQKSYLTIHHRIHSGEKPYECSKCGKVFSRMSNLTVHYRSHSGEKPYECNECGKVFSQKSYLTVHYRTHSGEKPYECNECGKKFHHRSAFNSHQRIHRRGNMNVLDMGMLL; from the exons GGGCCAGTGTCATTCAAGGACGTGGCCGTGGACTTCACTCAGGAGGAATGGCAGCAGCTGGACCCTGATGAGAAGACAACCTACAGGGACGTGATGCTGGAGAACTACAGCCATCTGGTCTCCGTGG GGTACGACAGCACCAAACCGAACGTGATCCTCAAGTTGGAGCAGGGAGAGGAGCCTTGGGTAGCAGATGGCGAGTTCCCACGGCAATTTCACTCAG aaGAAGTCTGGAAAGTTGATGACCTGATGGAGAGAGCCCAAGAAAATAAAGACGAATGTTCAAGGCAAGCTGTTTCTATCAACAGCAGAACCCTGACTGAGGAGAGAGAGGTTGCATTTGATAAAACTTATAACATGGAAATAAGCCTTGTTCCTTCAAACCTAATATCTCATAATTGTGTCTCATGTGGAAAGACTTTGGGATCTACTTCAGAATTAATTATTAGTGATGGAAGCTATGCAAGAAAGAAACCTGATGAGTGTAGTCAATGTGGGAAAACATATCATGGAGAGAAACTCTATGAATTTCATCAAAATGGGGAAGCCTTTTCTCAAAATGAAGAAAGTATTCAGAAAATTAGTATTTTGGAGAAACCCTTTGAATATGATGAATGCACAGGAGCCTTAGACAATGAAGCTGTTTTCATTACTCATAAGAGAGCTTATATGGGGGAGAAGCCCTATGATTGGAATGGTTCTGGATCAGACTTCATCCAGATGTCAAGTTTTAATGTATACCAGAGATCACAAATGGAATTGAAGCCCTTTGAATGCAGTGAGTGTGGAAAATCCTTCTGTAAAAAGTCAAAATTCATTATACACCAGAGggctcacactggagagaaaccttatgaatgtaacGTATGTGGGAAATCCTTCAGCCAAAAAGGAACCCTCACTGTACATCGGAGATCACACTTAGAGGAGAAGCCCTATAAATGCAATGAGTGTGGGAAAACCTTCTGTCAGAAGTTACACCTCACTCAACACCTGAGGACTCActcaggagagaaaccctatgaatgtaatgaatgtgggaaaaccttctGCCAAAAGACACATCTCACCTTACACCAGAGAAACCATTCAGGAGAGAGACCGTATCCATGTAACGAATGTGGTAAATCCTTCTCCCGCAAGTCAGCCCTCAGCGACCATCAGAGAACACACACGGGAGAGAAACTttataaatgtaatgaatgtgggaaatcctACTACCGAAAATCCACCCTTATTACACATCAGAGaacacacacaggagagaaaccctatcagtgtagtgaatgtgggaaattctTTTCTCGGGTGTCATACCTCACTATCCATTACAGAAGTCATTTAGAAGAGAAGCCCTATGAATGCAATGAATGTGGCAAAACCTTCAATCTAAACTCAGCCTTCATTAGACATCGGAAAGTACACACAGATGAGAAACCCCACGAATGTGGTGAGTGTGGAAAGTTCTCATATCTCACCGACCATCACACAACTCACttaggagagaaaccctatgaatgtagtgaatgtgggaaaaccttcCTTGAAAATTCAGCCTTCGATGGGCACCAGTCActtcccaaaggggaaaagtcCTATGAATGTAACATATGCGGGAAATTGTTCTCTGAGCTGTCATACTATACTATACATTATAGAAGTCATTCAGAAGAGAAGCCCTACggatgtaatgaatgtgggaaaaccttctCCCATAACTCATCCCTCTTTAGACATCAAAGAgtccacacaggagagaaaccctatgagtgTTATGAATGTGGGAAGTTCTTTTCTCAGAAGTCTTACCTCACTATACATCATAGAATTCATTCAGGAGAGAAGCCCTATGAATGTAGCAAGTGTGGGAAAGTTTTCTCTCGGATGTCAAATCTCACCGTACACTATAGAAGCCATTCAGGAGAGAAGCCCTATGAATGTAACGAATGTGGGAAAGTCTTTTCTCAGAAGTCATACCTCACTGTGCATTATAGAACTCATTCAGGAGAGAAGCCCTATGAATGTAACGAATGTGGGAAGAAGTTCCATCACAGGTCAGCCTTCAATAGCCATCAGAGAATTCACAGGAGAGGCAATATGAACGTACTTGACATGGGAATGCTCCTCTGA
- the RBAK gene encoding RB-associated KRAB zinc finger protein isoform X4, with amino-acid sequence MLENYSHLVSVGYDSTKPNVILKLEQGEEPWVADGEFPRQFHSEEVWKVDDLMERAQENKDECSRQAVSINSRTLTEEREVAFDKTYNMEISLVPSNLISHNCVSCGKTLGSTSELIISDGSYARKKPDECSQCGKTYHGEKLYEFHQNGEAFSQNEESIQKISILEKPFEYDECTGALDNEAVFITHKRAYMGEKPYDWNGSGSDFIQMSSFNVYQRSQMELKPFECSECGKSFCKKSKFIIHQRAHTGEKPYECNVCGKSFSQKGTLTVHRRSHLEEKPYKCNECGKTFCQKLHLTQHLRTHSGEKPYECNECGKTFCQKTHLTLHQRNHSGERPYPCNECGKSFSRKSALSDHQRTHTGEKLYKCNECGKSYYRKSTLITHQRTHTGEKPYQCSECGKFFSRVSYLTIHYRSHLEEKPYECNECGKTFNLNSAFIRHRKVHTDEKPHECGECGKFSYLTDHHTTHLGEKPYECSECGKTFLENSAFDGHQSLPKGEKSYECNICGKLFSELSYYTIHYRSHSEEKPYGCNECGKTFSHNSSLFRHQRVHTGEKPYECYECGKFFSQKSYLTIHHRIHSGEKPYECSKCGKVFSRMSNLTVHYRSHSGEKPYECNECGKVFSQKSYLTVHYRTHSGEKPYECNECGKKFHHRSAFNSHQRIHRRGNMNVLDMGMLL; translated from the exons ATGCTGGAGAACTACAGCCATCTGGTCTCCGTGG GGTACGACAGCACCAAACCGAACGTGATCCTCAAGTTGGAGCAGGGAGAGGAGCCTTGGGTAGCAGATGGCGAGTTCCCACGGCAATTTCACTCAG aaGAAGTCTGGAAAGTTGATGACCTGATGGAGAGAGCCCAAGAAAATAAAGACGAATGTTCAAGGCAAGCTGTTTCTATCAACAGCAGAACCCTGACTGAGGAGAGAGAGGTTGCATTTGATAAAACTTATAACATGGAAATAAGCCTTGTTCCTTCAAACCTAATATCTCATAATTGTGTCTCATGTGGAAAGACTTTGGGATCTACTTCAGAATTAATTATTAGTGATGGAAGCTATGCAAGAAAGAAACCTGATGAGTGTAGTCAATGTGGGAAAACATATCATGGAGAGAAACTCTATGAATTTCATCAAAATGGGGAAGCCTTTTCTCAAAATGAAGAAAGTATTCAGAAAATTAGTATTTTGGAGAAACCCTTTGAATATGATGAATGCACAGGAGCCTTAGACAATGAAGCTGTTTTCATTACTCATAAGAGAGCTTATATGGGGGAGAAGCCCTATGATTGGAATGGTTCTGGATCAGACTTCATCCAGATGTCAAGTTTTAATGTATACCAGAGATCACAAATGGAATTGAAGCCCTTTGAATGCAGTGAGTGTGGAAAATCCTTCTGTAAAAAGTCAAAATTCATTATACACCAGAGggctcacactggagagaaaccttatgaatgtaacGTATGTGGGAAATCCTTCAGCCAAAAAGGAACCCTCACTGTACATCGGAGATCACACTTAGAGGAGAAGCCCTATAAATGCAATGAGTGTGGGAAAACCTTCTGTCAGAAGTTACACCTCACTCAACACCTGAGGACTCActcaggagagaaaccctatgaatgtaatgaatgtgggaaaaccttctGCCAAAAGACACATCTCACCTTACACCAGAGAAACCATTCAGGAGAGAGACCGTATCCATGTAACGAATGTGGTAAATCCTTCTCCCGCAAGTCAGCCCTCAGCGACCATCAGAGAACACACACGGGAGAGAAACTttataaatgtaatgaatgtgggaaatcctACTACCGAAAATCCACCCTTATTACACATCAGAGaacacacacaggagagaaaccctatcagtgtagtgaatgtgggaaattctTTTCTCGGGTGTCATACCTCACTATCCATTACAGAAGTCATTTAGAAGAGAAGCCCTATGAATGCAATGAATGTGGCAAAACCTTCAATCTAAACTCAGCCTTCATTAGACATCGGAAAGTACACACAGATGAGAAACCCCACGAATGTGGTGAGTGTGGAAAGTTCTCATATCTCACCGACCATCACACAACTCACttaggagagaaaccctatgaatgtagtgaatgtgggaaaaccttcCTTGAAAATTCAGCCTTCGATGGGCACCAGTCActtcccaaaggggaaaagtcCTATGAATGTAACATATGCGGGAAATTGTTCTCTGAGCTGTCATACTATACTATACATTATAGAAGTCATTCAGAAGAGAAGCCCTACggatgtaatgaatgtgggaaaaccttctCCCATAACTCATCCCTCTTTAGACATCAAAGAgtccacacaggagagaaaccctatgagtgTTATGAATGTGGGAAGTTCTTTTCTCAGAAGTCTTACCTCACTATACATCATAGAATTCATTCAGGAGAGAAGCCCTATGAATGTAGCAAGTGTGGGAAAGTTTTCTCTCGGATGTCAAATCTCACCGTACACTATAGAAGCCATTCAGGAGAGAAGCCCTATGAATGTAACGAATGTGGGAAAGTCTTTTCTCAGAAGTCATACCTCACTGTGCATTATAGAACTCATTCAGGAGAGAAGCCCTATGAATGTAACGAATGTGGGAAGAAGTTCCATCACAGGTCAGCCTTCAATAGCCATCAGAGAATTCACAGGAGAGGCAATATGAACGTACTTGACATGGGAATGCTCCTCTGA
- the RBAK gene encoding RB-associated KRAB zinc finger protein isoform X3, with product MNESQGPVSFKDVAVDFTQEEWQQLDPDEKTTYRDVMLENYSHLVSVGYDSTKPNVILKLEQGEEPWVADGEFPRQFHSEEVWKVDDLMERAQENKDECSRQAVSINSRTLTEEREVAFDKTYNMEISLVPSNLISHNCVSCGKTLGSTSELIISDGSYARKKPDECSQCGKTYHGEKLYEFHQNGEAFSQNEESIQKISILEKPFEYDECTGALDNEAVFITHKRAYMGEKPYDWNGSGSDFIQMSSFNVYQRSQMELKPFECSECGKSFCKKSKFIIHQRAHTGEKPYECNVCGKSFSQKGTLTVHRRSHLEEKPYKCNECGKTFCQKLHLTQHLRTHSGEKPYECNECGKTFCQKTHLTLHQRNHSGERPYPCNECGKSFSRKSALSDHQRTHTGEKLYKCNECGKSYYRKSTLITHQRTHTGEKPYQCSECGKFFSRVSYLTIHYRSHLEEKPYECNECGKTFNLNSAFIRHRKVHTDEKPHECGECGKFSYLTDHHTTHLGEKPYECSECGKTFLENSAFDGHQSLPKGEKSYECNICGKLFSELSYYTIHYRSHSEEKPYGCNECGKTFSHNSSLFRHQRVHTGEKPYECYECGKFFSQKSYLTIHHRIHSGEKPYECSKCGKVFSRMSNLTVHYRSHSGEKPYECNECGKVFSQKSYLTVHYRTHSGEKPYECNECGKKFHHRSAFNSHQRIHRRGNMNVLDMGMLL from the exons GGGCCAGTGTCATTCAAGGACGTGGCCGTGGACTTCACTCAGGAGGAATGGCAGCAGCTGGACCCTGATGAGAAGACAACCTACAGGGACGTGATGCTGGAGAACTACAGCCATCTGGTCTCCGTGG GGTACGACAGCACCAAACCGAACGTGATCCTCAAGTTGGAGCAGGGAGAGGAGCCTTGGGTAGCAGATGGCGAGTTCCCACGGCAATTTCACTCAG aaGAAGTCTGGAAAGTTGATGACCTGATGGAGAGAGCCCAAGAAAATAAAGACGAATGTTCAAGGCAAGCTGTTTCTATCAACAGCAGAACCCTGACTGAGGAGAGAGAGGTTGCATTTGATAAAACTTATAACATGGAAATAAGCCTTGTTCCTTCAAACCTAATATCTCATAATTGTGTCTCATGTGGAAAGACTTTGGGATCTACTTCAGAATTAATTATTAGTGATGGAAGCTATGCAAGAAAGAAACCTGATGAGTGTAGTCAATGTGGGAAAACATATCATGGAGAGAAACTCTATGAATTTCATCAAAATGGGGAAGCCTTTTCTCAAAATGAAGAAAGTATTCAGAAAATTAGTATTTTGGAGAAACCCTTTGAATATGATGAATGCACAGGAGCCTTAGACAATGAAGCTGTTTTCATTACTCATAAGAGAGCTTATATGGGGGAGAAGCCCTATGATTGGAATGGTTCTGGATCAGACTTCATCCAGATGTCAAGTTTTAATGTATACCAGAGATCACAAATGGAATTGAAGCCCTTTGAATGCAGTGAGTGTGGAAAATCCTTCTGTAAAAAGTCAAAATTCATTATACACCAGAGggctcacactggagagaaaccttatgaatgtaacGTATGTGGGAAATCCTTCAGCCAAAAAGGAACCCTCACTGTACATCGGAGATCACACTTAGAGGAGAAGCCCTATAAATGCAATGAGTGTGGGAAAACCTTCTGTCAGAAGTTACACCTCACTCAACACCTGAGGACTCActcaggagagaaaccctatgaatgtaatgaatgtgggaaaaccttctGCCAAAAGACACATCTCACCTTACACCAGAGAAACCATTCAGGAGAGAGACCGTATCCATGTAACGAATGTGGTAAATCCTTCTCCCGCAAGTCAGCCCTCAGCGACCATCAGAGAACACACACGGGAGAGAAACTttataaatgtaatgaatgtgggaaatcctACTACCGAAAATCCACCCTTATTACACATCAGAGaacacacacaggagagaaaccctatcagtgtagtgaatgtgggaaattctTTTCTCGGGTGTCATACCTCACTATCCATTACAGAAGTCATTTAGAAGAGAAGCCCTATGAATGCAATGAATGTGGCAAAACCTTCAATCTAAACTCAGCCTTCATTAGACATCGGAAAGTACACACAGATGAGAAACCCCACGAATGTGGTGAGTGTGGAAAGTTCTCATATCTCACCGACCATCACACAACTCACttaggagagaaaccctatgaatgtagtgaatgtgggaaaaccttcCTTGAAAATTCAGCCTTCGATGGGCACCAGTCActtcccaaaggggaaaagtcCTATGAATGTAACATATGCGGGAAATTGTTCTCTGAGCTGTCATACTATACTATACATTATAGAAGTCATTCAGAAGAGAAGCCCTACggatgtaatgaatgtgggaaaaccttctCCCATAACTCATCCCTCTTTAGACATCAAAGAgtccacacaggagagaaaccctatgagtgTTATGAATGTGGGAAGTTCTTTTCTCAGAAGTCTTACCTCACTATACATCATAGAATTCATTCAGGAGAGAAGCCCTATGAATGTAGCAAGTGTGGGAAAGTTTTCTCTCGGATGTCAAATCTCACCGTACACTATAGAAGCCATTCAGGAGAGAAGCCCTATGAATGTAACGAATGTGGGAAAGTCTTTTCTCAGAAGTCATACCTCACTGTGCATTATAGAACTCATTCAGGAGAGAAGCCCTATGAATGTAACGAATGTGGGAAGAAGTTCCATCACAGGTCAGCCTTCAATAGCCATCAGAGAATTCACAGGAGAGGCAATATGAACGTACTTGACATGGGAATGCTCCTCTGA